TCCCTTCACGACCGTCGCCCCTCCCGACTACGATATGACCGACCGCCTGCTGGCCAAGAACGTCCGTGTCAAGGCCAAGGTACCTTCCCAGAGCCCCTGGCTGGCCGCTCTGATCACCTATGCTCCCTTTCTGCTCCTGATCGGGATCTGGATCTTCTTCATGCGGCAGATGCAGAGCGGCGGCAACAAGGCCCTTTCATTCGGCAAGAGCCGGGCCAAGCTGTTGTCCTCCCAACAGAAGAAGGTCACCTTCAAGGACGTGGCCGGAGCCGAGGAAGCCAAGGAGGAACTGCAGGAAATCATCGAATTCCTGAAGGATCCCCAGAAGTTTCAGAAACTGGGCGGGCGAATTCCCAAGGGGGTTCTGCTGGTCGGGCCTCCAGGCACCGGCAAGACGCTTCTGGCTCGCGCCATCGCCGGCGAGGCCGGGGTGCCCTTCTTTTCCATCAGCGGCTCCGACTTCGTGGAGATGTTCGTGGGCGTGGGCGCATCCCGGGTAAGAGACTTGTTCGAGCAAGGCAAGAAAAACGCCCCCTGCATCGTCTTCATCGATGAGATCGACGCGGTGGGCCGGCACCGCGGCGCCGGCCTGGGCGGCGGGCACGACGAACGCGAGCAGACTCTGAATCAGTTGCTGGTCGAAATGGACGGGTTCGAGTCCAACGAGGGCGTGATCCTGATCGCAGCCACCAACCGCCCCGACGTGCTGGACCCGGCCCTGCTGCGCCCCGGACGGTTCGACCGCCGGGTGATGGTGGCTCGACCCGACGTGAAAGGACGGGAAGGCATCCTTCAGGTCCACACCAAGAAAATCCCCTTGTCGGAGGACGTGGACGTCTCGGTTCTGGCGCGCGGAACGCCCGGCTTTTCAGGAGCGGACCTGGCCAATCTGGTCAATGAAGCCGCCCTCAACGCCGCCCGTTTTGACAAGCAGTCGGTCACCATGCTGGACTTCGAGGGCGCCAAGGACAAGGTCCTGATGGGAGTGGAGCGAAAGTCCCTGATCATCAGCGACGCCGAAAAACGGAACACGGCCTATCACGAAGCCGGTCATGCCCTGGTGGCGGCCATGCTCCCCCAGGCCGACCCGCTCCACAAGGTGACCATTATCCCGCGGGGGATGGCACTTGGGGTCACCATGCAGCTCCCGGAGGATGACAAGCACACCTACACCCGGGACTTCTTGGAGAGCCAGATCGCCATCATGATGGGTGGACGGGTGGCCGAAGAAATGTTTCTGGAACACATGACCACCGGGGCGGGCAACGACATCGAACAGGCGACCGAAATGGCCCGCCGCATGGTGTGCGACTATGGGATGTCCAATCTGGGTCCCCTGACCTTCGGCAAGAGAGAAGAGCAGATTTTCCTGGGACGGGAAATTGCTCAGCACCGCGACTACAGCGAGGATACGGCGATCAAGATCGACCAGGAGATCAAGCGGTTCGTCAACGAGGGGTACCAGCACGCTCGCAAGATCCTGGAGGAGAACAGGGACACCTTGATCCGAATCGCGGAGACCTTGCTGGAAAGAGAGGTTCTCGACGCCGACGAGGTGCGTATGGTCATCCAGAACCTCCCGCTGGAGGAGAAGGTGGACCCGCTCCCGCGGGAAGATTCCGGTCCTCCCGAGGCGGAAAATCCCAGGGGAAAGAAGTCCGTCTCCCCGCCCGTTGGACCGCTGGTCGACAAGCAGCGGGAAAAGCCGGCCCCCGCCTAGTTGTCGTTCTTGCCAAACCGAACCTGACCGCCGCCAGCACCGGACCGGACAACCGGTTGCCCTTCCACCGCCCGTTTCCTCTCAGTTTCATTTCTTCCTCGCACTTTCCGCGGGGCTGCGCTTTCGAGAAGAGGTGCGTGCAAGGCTTTATTGAGGGGCAGGACGTTCCCGTTTAGAATTTTTGGACGACGAGCTTTTTGAAAAATCGCAGCGGGGCAGATCATTTTGCCGGCACAGGTGTTGTTCTGCCTCTTTCAATAACACGTGCCACCTGGTGAGCAATGCGAGTTCACCACATAAAGCACAAGAGTCAGAAAACGAATTCTTTAAATTCACACACCGCCCGCATGCCTTGGTTGTTTCTCATGGTTGGGCTCTTTTGATGTTTTTGTGCCTTTTGTGGCCATTCCCGGCAGTGGTCCCGCTGCCGAATTTTGCGAATGCCTATGACATTTCCCGAGCGCAGCCGGGGTCGCCGCATTAGCCGCGCAAGCATGGGCCGGAAAGGAGACCCATGAGACAGCGCTTCCGGTTGCAACTTCCCCACGGCACCCTTGAGTTGGGGCGGAAGACCCTGATCATGGGAATTCTG
This genomic stretch from Acidobacteriota bacterium harbors:
- the ftsH gene encoding ATP-dependent zinc metalloprotease FtsH, producing the protein MAKTLLFWIGLVVLGVLLWQFVQRSGSEEEMEWTFSEFIEEVEQANVGEVEIEGSNVKGRTKDNTPFTTVAPPDYDMTDRLLAKNVRVKAKVPSQSPWLAALITYAPFLLLIGIWIFFMRQMQSGGNKALSFGKSRAKLLSSQQKKVTFKDVAGAEEAKEELQEIIEFLKDPQKFQKLGGRIPKGVLLVGPPGTGKTLLARAIAGEAGVPFFSISGSDFVEMFVGVGASRVRDLFEQGKKNAPCIVFIDEIDAVGRHRGAGLGGGHDEREQTLNQLLVEMDGFESNEGVILIAATNRPDVLDPALLRPGRFDRRVMVARPDVKGREGILQVHTKKIPLSEDVDVSVLARGTPGFSGADLANLVNEAALNAARFDKQSVTMLDFEGAKDKVLMGVERKSLIISDAEKRNTAYHEAGHALVAAMLPQADPLHKVTIIPRGMALGVTMQLPEDDKHTYTRDFLESQIAIMMGGRVAEEMFLEHMTTGAGNDIEQATEMARRMVCDYGMSNLGPLTFGKREEQIFLGREIAQHRDYSEDTAIKIDQEIKRFVNEGYQHARKILEENRDTLIRIAETLLEREVLDADEVRMVIQNLPLEEKVDPLPREDSGPPEAENPRGKKSVSPPVGPLVDKQREKPAPA